The nucleotide sequence aaggaggtttcaagaagtcacaatattgtgactttTTGGCCAGCTTTTAGCTTTTCAAACtacaaattaccaatataccccttcTTTACCCCCCTTATATCTAAAAGAAtgtccattttagtcattttacatcaataagctaatccaaacagtttttttaaaaaactctttttcaaaaagtccttttctcaaaagtcctttttaactataataaccttagccaaacatacccttagtTTGAAATTTATAACCGTCCTCTTTTGGCCAAAAAGGGAAGTTGAAGGAcacaaattaaaaaaacaagttctCTGTCTTTTTAATTCCCAACTTTAGCTCAAAAAACTCACACCCCTCTCTCTTTCCATCTCTGCTCAGAAGTCATAATCCTGTCACTCAGATGATATTTTCCCTGTGTTCACAGTTTACCTATTTTTCAAGCTTCCTTTCATGTAAGTTCCTTTACACTTTTCTTCATATGCTTCAATTTTCTTGCTAATGGGTCGTTGGATGCTTCATTATTCCTCTATTTTCAGCCATTGTTAAAGTATCTTTACTTGTGTTTATTCATCCCATTTGATGGTTTTATCTAATTTGATGATTAGGGCTTTTCTGGTTGATCAGTTTCTACAGTTGCAACTCTTCTTATTTTCTTTATTTCAAGAATTATCTTGTTTCTTTCTTGATCATTGAGACTTCAACTCAAAATAACAAGTTTATAgtgattattaatttttttattttagataaagttttgatttttatcTTGTTTCTTGATCATGGAAAGTTATGAGCCAGACATTTAGCATTTATTGCAGattctgtttgtttgtttgtttgttacctCAACTTGTTATACTTATATGTTCTAGGTTAAAGATTATTGTGATTCCATAGCATTTTCAAGACatacaaaaacataaaaatggtaCAAGGGGTGAAAACAAAGATCAAGAAAAGCCCATCTGTTCAACTTAATTATGTAATTGATATTATAGAGATTAAACCATGGCCTCCGTCGCAATCGTTGAGATCGATTCGCTCCGCTTTGATTCAATGGGAACATGGCGAAAAAAATTCGGGGACTACGAAAGCAGTGACTCCTTTACTGGTTTCTAGTTCTGGTGTTGGTGATGGTAAAATTGAATTTAATGAATCTTTTAAACTTAATTTGACGTTGTTGAGAGAACTGTCGATTAAGGCTGGAGACGGTGAtgtttttttgaaaaattgtATAGAGTTTAATATGTATGAACCGCGGAGGGATAAGAGCGTAAAAGGCCAGTTGTTGGCGACTGCTGTTGTGGACTTTGCGGAGTACGGTGTTGTGAAAGATGGGTTGATGATTAGTGTGCCTATGAACTGCAAGAGGGCTTTTAGTAATACGGTTCAACCGATGCTGTTTTTGAAGATTGAAGCGTTTGACAAAAATAATCGTGTGAGATCTGCGTCAATGGATAGAAACTCGTCTGAGTCGGTAGTGAACGGGGAACATGTCGAAGAAACCGAGAGTACTTCCGTTACTGACGATGACGTTTCCTCACAGTCTTCCATGGCTGCAACGTCGTTGACTTCAAGGCCAAACgtaagttcaaatcctcaaaaaTCGGTTGCTGAATCAGTGGCTGAAACAGATGAAGATACGGGCTCTGTGACGGCAACGGAATCGCGGATCGGTGATGTGGTTGGCAAACAATCTTTTATATCAAATACAGACGAAAGTCAAAATGAACAAAAAAGTCAAATCATGGGAGATGAGCCCAGCATAAGTGGCGATCGATTTAGAAAGGTGAAATCCACCGGTTCTTCGTTGGATTCAAGCTATAACAACGGATCTTGGAGGTCTAGTAAGATTGGGGAAAAAGTCAAAGATGTAAGCAAATTGCAACAATTGGAGCACAAAGTGCAAAGTCTCGAAGGTGAGCTTCGAGAAGCTGCTGCTATCGAAGTCGGTCTTTACTCAATAGTTGCGGAACACGGGAGTTCAATTAGTAAAGTTCATGCACCAGCTAGGCGTCTTTCGAGGCTGTACCTGCATGCATGTAAAGAGAATTCTCAATCCCGGAGAGCAAGTTCCGCAAGAAGTATTGTTTCAGGATTAATTCTGGTTGCAAAAGCTTGCGGAAATGACGTTCCAAGGTACTTTGTTGTGAACAAAACAAATTCCTTAAATACTATGGATATTATTTAGTTAACTATACACCGTCGCTTTTTAAACACAGGTTGACTTTCTGGATGTCAAACTGTGTTGTACTGAGAGCAATCATATACGTAACTTTCGAGCAAGAGCACAAAGCGAATTCTTCAAGCAAAAAAAGGGGTATCAAGGGTAATATTGGCATAAAATCTTCACTCAAGGGTAGAATTGGTATTCATGGAATTCCTAATGAGTGGGAAAACCCTTGTAATTTTACCTCAGCCCTGGAAAAAGTTGAATCTTGGATCTTTTCACGAATCATCGAGTCAGTATGGTGGCAGGTTGTTATATAATcacattttttttattaagattttaatttcttttttctttttgttaCAAGTGGCAAAATGGGTTCAGGTTAAAACGTATAATTTTGGTGCGTGTTAGACCGGGTTGGGTTGACCCGACACACAAACGATTAATATATCAAAAAATATTACATTAggtatattattaaaataaaagatataattttttaggAGGTTGTGAATATTTGTAAGCACTTAAAGAGACTTTCACCACAATTGATCTGTCTTTTTagttatttttgacccatttgaccATTTAGAGATTAAATATAACCCAAATGGGCATACTTGATGACGACGATagagattatatatatatattcctaaCTTGATTCTCTTGTTGAATGTCGCAGACTCTTACCCCATATATGCAATCTGCAGCCGCAAAAGCTATCGTACGAATTGTAGATTCCGAATCTAGTAAATCCTCTAAAAAAG is from Helianthus annuus cultivar XRQ/B chromosome 9, HanXRQr2.0-SUNRISE, whole genome shotgun sequence and encodes:
- the LOC110878422 gene encoding uncharacterized protein LOC110878422 encodes the protein MVQGVKTKIKKSPSVQLNYVIDIIEIKPWPPSQSLRSIRSALIQWEHGEKNSGTTKAVTPLLVSSSGVGDGKIEFNESFKLNLTLLRELSIKAGDGDVFLKNCIEFNMYEPRRDKSVKGQLLATAVVDFAEYGVVKDGLMISVPMNCKRAFSNTVQPMLFLKIEAFDKNNRVRSASMDRNSSESVVNGEHVEETESTSVTDDDVSSQSSMAATSLTSRPNVSSNPQKSVAESVAETDEDTGSVTATESRIGDVVGKQSFISNTDESQNEQKSQIMGDEPSISGDRFRKVKSTGSSLDSSYNNGSWRSSKIGEKVKDVSKLQQLEHKVQSLEGELREAAAIEVGLYSIVAEHGSSISKVHAPARRLSRLYLHACKENSQSRRASSARSIVSGLILVAKACGNDVPRLTFWMSNCVVLRAIIYVTFEQEHKANSSSKKRGIKGNIGIKSSLKGRIGIHGIPNEWENPCNFTSALEKVESWIFSRIIESVWWQTLTPYMQSAAAKAIVRIVDSESSKSSKKASTPRSQEQANFSMELWKTAFMDACERICPVRAEGHDCGCLPVLSRLVMEQCMARLDVAMFNAVLRESADEAPTDPVSDPISDARVLPISSGKASFGAGAQLKNAIGNWSRWLTDLFGIDDDDVFDDENDDVRSKDDASFKSFHLLNALSDLMMLPKDMLLSSTVRKEVCPTFGAPLIKKILDTFVPDEFCPDPIPAVVLEALDSEDSFEGGEDCVTSLPCAAASVVYHPPPASSIRHILGEGVSRTQLTRSGSIMRKSNTSDDELDELSSPLTAIIDNSRGSRATSKTIWRSKDTGSQSNLRYKLLKEVWVDNE